The following is a genomic window from Candidatus Zixiibacteriota bacterium.
TTAGCCGACAGGCGCTTGAGTTCCATGATCGGCGTCGGCAGGCACGCCAGTGGAAAGCGGGGAAGTTGTGAGAGTTTCATCGTGGCATGATATGGTCGTGCTTCGGAAAGTCAAGGGGGCTTCTCACGTTGGCCATGACCGGGAAACGGATTGACAGTGTCGGCTGGTCGGGTTAGGTTGATTTGTATCAAACACGGAGAGTGCTATCCATGAAGTGTCCCGAATGTTCCAAATCGGTGATGACGTACTGGCAGTTTTTGGGCAAGATCTATCCGCGGCGGCTGCGCTGCGAGCACTGCGGCGCGGAGCTGATCTGGACGGCAAAGTGGAGAGGCGTGTTCGGCTATTCGTTGGTCTTCGCAGGCATCGCCGCATTTATGCTGGGAATGCTCCGTCGGTTGCTCGGCATCGGGCGGCTCGAGTTTCTGATCGTGTTCGTCGTCGCGGCGCTGATCTTTGCCGCCGTGTACTGGCACGAAGCCGAGTACGTTAAGGCGACCTAACTGAATCGTTGCTCGCGGCGACGGCAAGAGCTCGACTTGGTGGTGTGGGAACGAAGGCAGTCCGGTGCTCGCTGGAACACATCACAGTACCGGCCGCCAACATTTTCCCGATCACTGCGTAGATTGACCAACGGGAATGCACGTCCCAACGCAGGTTCAAGCCACTGGCTTCCGAAATCGTATCGAAGAAAGGTAGAATCGCATCATGTCAAAGGCGCCTAACCATTGGAAACGCGGTCGCGGCAAGCTCGGTATCTTCACGCCGCTATTGGGTACCTGGTGCGCAAAAGCCTTGACGCCGATGGGCCCGGTCAGTTGCACGCGACTTTTTACGGCTATCCTCGGCGGCAAATACATCCAACTCGCCGCGAATTGGAGTGTCGGCAAGGGCGGCTATGAGGAACTGGCCTTGATCGGTGAAAACGCCGACGGCAGGATCGCCTTCTGGTCATTCACTTCCGACGGCAAGAACTCGACCGGACTGCTTGCCGACGTAACGGACGTGCACCCCGAGGCCATCGGCTTTGAGGCGCAGATGCCGGCGGGGCTCGCCCGCATGATCTACTGGCCAGATGCAAGCGACGGCTTCCATTGGGCCGTCGAATCCAAGAACAAGTCTGGTTGGAAACGTTTCACCGAACATCACTACCACTCCGAGAAATAGCTGTATTCAGGGAGATGCAACACATGCCAATTTCCAAGCGCAGGCGTCAGCGCGACATTGAGAAGAACTATCCACCGCGAAAATTCGTAGAGAAATTGCGGCGGCTGGCCGATGCCATCGAGGCGGGCAAGCCGTTTCGCATCCAGATCGCCGGCGAGCGGATCACGATTCCAGCCGGTGCGGTGATCAGTCTGGAGCATGAACGCAGCGGCGGGGCGGAAGAGGTTGAGTTCCAGTTGCGCTGGCAGACTCAATGAAGACTCACCGGGGAGCGGAATTGCGCGCATTGAAGTTGTGACAACTGACAGACAGAAATACAGCATTCGCAAATTGAGGGAGCCGGACGCGGCGGCGTTTCGAGACCTGCGCATCGAGATGTGTCGCCTGCATCCGGAAGCCTTCGGACAGACGCCGGAGGAATGCGCGGCGATGGAGGAGGAGAAGGCGCTTGATTGGATGGCGCCCTGCGATGTATTTCCGGAGAAGTTTGTGCTGGCGGCGTTTACCGGCGAGCGGATCGTGGCGACCGTGGCGTTTCGACGCGAGGACTCGGCGAAGGAACGGCATCGGGCGTGGATTTGGGCGGTCTATGTGCGACCCGAGGGACGCGGCCACGGTTTGAGCCGGATGTTGATGCAGCAGGTGATTGACGAATCGCGAACAATGGCAGGCTTGGAGATGCTGACCCTGACGGTCGCGGTGCCGCAGACGGCGGCGCGCACGTTGTATACCTCACTCGGTTTCATCACCACCGGCATAAATCGGCATGGCTACAAACTTGCGGACGGCCGGTATGTCGACCACGAGGAAATGATCCTCTGGCTGTAGGGTGCAGAGCCACTGCCTGATATCAGTTTAGCCAACGAGGCCGGGGCTACTCGGTTGTCGGCTGCAGACGCAACTTTCGAAACTGCCGGAAGCTGATCAGTTGGCGACGATCTTCATCCCAAAGGCGGAACTTCAACGAGCGCAAACTGCGAAAGAGCCCGACTTCCGGGATCGGTCGCACCTGGGTCAGGTCGTGATGACAATCTTCCAGTCGGTAATTCGGCACGCGCGAATTCAGGTGGTGAACATGGTGAAAGCCGATGTTGCCGGAGAACCACTGGAAGATCTTCGGGAGTTTGTAGTAGGAGCTGCCTTCCAACGACGCCGCGACAAAGTCCCATTTTTCGCCCCGTTCCCAGTAGACTCCTTCGAACTGGTGCTGGACATAGAAGAGCCAAATGCCGAGCGCCAGTCCAATCAGGATGATCGGCAACTGTATCAGCAGATAGGCTTCGATTCCGACTGTCAACCAGACGGCGGCGACAATGATTGCCAGAGACAGATTGGTGCCCATCACACTGATGACATCCTTGCGATTGGAACCGGGGAGGATGCGGCGATTCTGGATCAGGAGAACTTGCAGCGGCCCCAGCACGAACAGGACGAGCGGATGGCGGTAGAAGCGGTACCAGGCTCGCTGGGCGCGCGTGGCGGCGATGTATTCTTTCACGGTCATCGTCCAGACATCGCCGACGCCGCGCCGGTCAAGATCGCCGGAAGTGGCGTGGTGTTCGGCATGACGTTTTTTCCAGGTGTAGTAGGGCGTAAAGGTCAGCACGCCGGCGACGGCGCCCCAGAAATTGTTGGCCCGCTTCGAGCGAAAGAACGATCCGTGACCACAGTCGTGGAAGATGATGAAGATGCGGATTAGAAAACCGGCGGCGATGACGGCCAGCCCGAGCGTCAGCCAGTAGCTGACACTGAGGGTGAAGTACATAGCGACGTTGAGCGCCAGGTAGGGGATAATCGAGTTAATCAACTGCCAATTGCTGCGCCAGCGGCTCGGTTTGGAGTGACGGGCGACGATGCGCTCGAGCGCAGCGCGCCCGGATTTAGCCGAGTCGATCGGGGCGTTTCCTTGCATGAATGTTCTCCTCAGGGTCTTAAGGGTTTACAGCGAACACCGAGGTGCAGAGACGTTCCGGAGAAAGTCAAGGCGCACCGATTGTCGGCCGATGAGATTGGCTGCACAATGCACGGATCA
Proteins encoded in this region:
- a CDS encoding amphi-Trp domain-containing protein, which produces MPISKRRRQRDIEKNYPPRKFVEKLRRLADAIEAGKPFRIQIAGERITIPAGAVISLEHERSGGAEEVEFQLRWQTQ
- a CDS encoding GNAT family N-acetyltransferase; its protein translation is MTTDRQKYSIRKLREPDAAAFRDLRIEMCRLHPEAFGQTPEECAAMEEEKALDWMAPCDVFPEKFVLAAFTGERIVATVAFRREDSAKERHRAWIWAVYVRPEGRGHGLSRMLMQQVIDESRTMAGLEMLTLTVAVPQTAARTLYTSLGFITTGINRHGYKLADGRYVDHEEMILWL
- a CDS encoding fatty acid desaturase, producing the protein MQGNAPIDSAKSGRAALERIVARHSKPSRWRSNWQLINSIIPYLALNVAMYFTLSVSYWLTLGLAVIAAGFLIRIFIIFHDCGHGSFFRSKRANNFWGAVAGVLTFTPYYTWKKRHAEHHATSGDLDRRGVGDVWTMTVKEYIAATRAQRAWYRFYRHPLVLFVLGPLQVLLIQNRRILPGSNRKDVISVMGTNLSLAIIVAAVWLTVGIEAYLLIQLPIILIGLALGIWLFYVQHQFEGVYWERGEKWDFVAASLEGSSYYKLPKIFQWFSGNIGFHHVHHLNSRVPNYRLEDCHHDLTQVRPIPEVGLFRSLRSLKFRLWDEDRRQLISFRQFRKLRLQPTTE